A region of the Clostridium estertheticum subsp. estertheticum genome:
TTTATTTACAGAGGATATTTAATTGAAAAACTAACACCGACATCTCTATTTGTGACTTCTATCTCTCCATTATAATAATTTATAATTTTTTTGCAAATGGCAAGACCAAGTCCAAATTTGCCAGTCTTATCTTTGTAGAAATTGTCAAAAATGTGAGACAGATGTTCTTCAGGGATATTGGGGCCATCGTTATAGATCTCAACTACTGCAAAAATACCTTCCTTTTTTAGTGTTACACATATTTTTTCCTTAGCGTATCTAAGGCTATTATCTAATATGTTTTCAATAGAAACTTGAACTTTATCTGCATTCCCAGTAATAATTGCTTCTTCAATGTTTAAATCCCATTGTATATTACTATTAACTACTTCAAATCTATTTGTAATATGGTAAAGCAAGCGTTGCATATTAATTTCAATATTTTCAAAGTTGTTTTCTAAAACATAATCAAGAGTATTCAAATATAACATTTGTTTAACTTTCTTTTCGAGCCTTAGAGCTTCATCTCTTATTATCTGTGCATTTTGCTCCACTGATTCCACATATACACCATCAATTATTGCCTCAGCATGACTCATAATTACCATAATTGGTGTTTTTAAATCGTGAGATATGCTTTGTAGAAACAGTTTCTCTTCTTCATCCCCACGTTTTAATTCTTTTCGCATCATATTCATAGAGTTTGCGAGTCTTCCAATTTCGTCCTCATTTTTAACATTGATAGGCTCTTCCCAATCTTTATGGGATATTCTAATAGTATAATTTTCAAGCTCTTTAAGTGGTTTTGAAATATAGGTTGCAACCAGTTTAGCACAAAGAAAACCAATAGCTATAAATAAGACCCCTATTCCAAGCATCGTGTAAAGCAAGACACTATCTTGTTTTTCGGGCACATAACTTATCAAATATGATCTTCCAGAGGTCCCATATTTAATTGAACTTATAAAGAAAATAAATTTAGTATTATTGTATGATTCTTTAACTTTTTTTTCATAAAGGGTGCCTGGTGTAATGTAACCTGCCATCCACATTTTAATGTTCTTCTCATTAAGTCTAAAGGGTGACTTAACGTTACCCGGAGAACCTGGTGGTGCTCCGTGGGCTTTATTTACATTTATAATTTCAGCTTTATTATTTTTATCTACAGTTACAATATAATAATCGTTATCCTTAAGAGTTTTTATTCCGTCATATCTATTAGGTTGGGTAAAATTATTAGTTTTCAATAAATAAGCATGAGATACTTTTAAATCTTGAGTTATACCTTTTTCAGTTATAGTTCTAAAGGCAACAAGGTAAAAGATTGAAATACTAAAAATTATTATAAGTATTATTGCTGTAAAGGTTGTCCATATTCTCATGGTTAATGATTTAAATTTATAATTAAATTTTTTCATGATTTGTAAACTAATTTATAGCCATATCCATACACGGTCTCTATTGTGAATTTATCTATTTTTTTTCTAAGGCGCCTTATAACGTCATCAACAACTCTATCTGAGCCAAAGTAATCATCGCCCCATACATTATCTAATATCTGTTCTCTAGACACCAAATTATTTTTATTTTCAATAAAATAATAAAGTAGCTCAAATTCTTTTTTAGTTAAAACAATCTCGTCGCTCCCTATAAAAACAGTTCTTTGTTTCTTGCTAATACAATATCCTGCCATGTTTAAGTCATCACTTATTGATGTAACATCTGCCTTATTTGTGCCAGAAATTCTCTCTAAAAGTTTATTAGTTCTAATAATAAGTTCTCTAGGTAAAAATGGTTTTGACAAATAATCATCGCTACCAAGCTCAAGGCCAACCACACGATCAAGTTCCTCATTTCTTGCAGACATAAAAATAACAGGAGTATTTTTATTAAAGGCCTTAATAGCTTTAATAATTTCATAGCCATCAATATCTGGAAGCATTATATCTAATATCCAAAGATCGGGCATATCTTTAATTCTTGCTATTGCAGGATTACCAGTAGAAAAAGTAGTTACTTCGTACCCTTCACGTTCCAAGTATTTTTCAAGTAAAAGATTTAAATTTATTTCATCTTCAACAAGATATATTATTTTTGACAAGTGTATCATCCCCCGATTTAATAGGTGCTAAGACCTATAATTTACAAAACAACTAAATAAACACCATATAATACCTTATATTTTATATTCTATCATACAATTCTCAAAACATTTCTGATTATTTATGTAAAGATTATGTGTTTTATGAAATAATAAACTGAATTTTGATTGCTAGACAAGTGTATAAATACAAGTTTGTTTTGTGATTAGACATATTAATATGTAGAGTTACAGAGTATAATGGAGATTATTACTCCTGAGTGAATGTTGTACTTTTCTCAAAGAAAATCTGAGATAGCCACAAAAAAAGACTCTTCTAAAATTATTTAATTTAATTTACTTTAAAAGATTGGATGTGTTTTTAAATTGATTACAGATATGACGAAAGGAAATATACCAAAACATTTAGTTGGATTTGCAATACCTTTAATACTTGGAAACCTTTTTCAACTTAGTTATAATGCAGCAGACTCTATTATAGTGGGGCGGTATGTTGGCACAAATGCATTAGCGGCAGTCGGTACGGCTAATCCTATTATGAACATTGCAATGTTTTTTATTATAGGGATTTGTATGGGTGCTTCTGTATTAATGAGTGAATATTTTGGACAAGGTGATAAGAAAAAGCTTAAACGTGAAATATCTACAACGTTTATAGCTGGTTTTATTTTTACAGTAATTATTATAATTGGTTGTATTATTTTGACTAGGCCAATTCTCTTAATGATAAATACTCCAATTGAAATATTAGGGGATGCAACAAGTTACTTAAGAATAATATTTTGTGGATTAGTATTTACCTTTTTATATAATGTTTATGCTGCAACTCTTCGTAGTATGGGAGATTCAAAAACACCATTATTATTTTTAATAATATCTTCAGTCTTAAATGTAGTTATGGATATTATTTTTGTAGTGTATTTGCATATGGGGGTTAATGGAGCAGCAATAGCGACGGTTACTGCAGAAGTGATTGCGAGTGTTCTTTGTATTTCATATGCTTATAGAAAATTCCCAATACTTAGATTTTCAAGAAAAGAGCTTATTATAGATAGAGCTTTACTTAAAATTACAATTAACTATAGTTGGGTTACAGCTATGCAACAGACATGCCTTTATGTTGGGAAAGTATTTGTTCAAGGAGCAGTTAATCCTCTAGGCGTAGAATCTATTGCTACCTTTAATGCAGTAAACCGTGTAGATGATTTTGCTTTTGCACCAGAACAAAGCATTAGTAACGGAATGACTACCTTTCTCGCTCAGAATAGAGGAGCTAAAAAAAATGAACGTATAAAGCAAGGCTTTTGGTATGGAATGAAGATTGAGTCTTTATATTGGCTTTTGCTTCTAGTGGTAATATACTTTGGAGCGCCACATATAATGAATTTATTTGTTCCAGAGAAGAATTCGAAGGTAGTAGAACTAGGAGTAACGTATCTTGAAATGATGGCATTTTTCTATTTGCTTCCAAGTTGGACAAACGGAATACAAGGATATTTCAGGGGTATGGGTGATTTAAAAGTTACATTAAGGTCAACATTTATACAAATGGTTGGAAGAGTATCATTTACATATTTATTGGCTCCTAAATATGGTATTGTAGGGGTTGCCCTAGCCTGCCTTGCTGGATGGATTATTATGCTGGCATATGAAGTTCCGCTTTGCATTAAACACAGGAAAAACTATAGATTCTAAAATAATTACTATCAAAAGATTTATATTTGTAACAAGTTTTTGAATTTACGGGAGGTAAATATGGTAGAAAGTTTAATTAACATGGTAATTTTAGTTATGGGTAAATTGGGGTATTTAGGTGTTTTTGTATTTATGGCTCTTGAAAGCGCATGCATTCCAATACCTAGTGAGGCAATACTTCCTTTTGGTGGTTATTTAAGCTATATAGGAAGATTGAGCATAATCCCAACAATAATTATAGGAACGCTTGGAGGGACATTTGGTTCAATCTTAGCTTATTATTTAGGAAAATTAGGTGGAAGGCCTTTAGTTGAGAAATATGCATCTTTTTTACATTTATCAAAATCAAGTTTAGATAAAAGTGATGCATACTTTAAAAAATATGGTGAGAAAATTGTATTTTATTCAAGGTTACTTCCTATAGTAAGAACTTTTATTTCACTCCCCGCAGGGATAAGTAATATGGACTTTAAAAAGTTCACAGTGTATACCTTTTTTGGTTCATTAATTTGGAGTACTTTACTTGGGTTTACTGGCTATTACATGGGTGCGAACTGGATTATAATTAGGCCGTGGTTTCATTATGCAGATATTGTTGTGGTAGTCGTAATAGTAGGACTTATAGGATACAAATTAATGACAATAAAAAAAGTGAAAAAATTGTAAAATAATATTATGACTTAAAACATTTCCATATAAGTACCGAACGCAAGCGACTTATATAAAAATGTTTTAAGTTATTTTTATATCTTCTTTTGATCTTTAACTATAGAGGAGTCTGAAATGTTAATCTCATCTTTATACTCTATGAGACCAATATTACAACCTGTACCTATTGTAATATTATTTCCTCTTACTATATTAACATTTGTGTTTTGAAGATAGATATCATCTCCTTCTATTAGATCTGTAGTTAATTCAGCTTTGGTATTGAAAATTTTGTCAATTGCTTTTCTAAATATAGAGTTGTTCATAGGATTAACTCTTATGTCAATATGCTCGCCCCCAATTTCTTTAACAAAACAGTTACCACCCAGTCTAATAGTTATTTGTCCCGCATTTAATAATTCTTGTATTTTAAAACCACCATTAGCATTAAAACATTCTGCTTCACAATTTTTTCCTATAATTACTGAGCCTGATATATTAACCTCTTGTGCGTATAGGTTTCCGTCTATATGAGTTGACCCGCTTATGCTTACGTTCTCACTTTTAAGATTACCTATGACATGAGTTGATCCACTTATCTTAATGTCTTTTACTTCTACATTACCTTCAACTTTTGAAGAACCACTAATTTTTATAGTTTCTGCTTTTAGGTTACCTATAACTTTTGAGGAACCACTACTTTTAAAGTAAACACAGTCTAAATCACCAGTGATTTTCCCAGATCCGCTTATAAATACATCATTATATTTTCCTCCACCTGAGATTCCTGATCCTGACATTTTTAAATTATTATTCATATTTTCCATGTTAAATCCCTCCTTAAATTTATTAATGAATTGTTACATCTTAATTTTAAGTTCTTCAATGCACGATGAAATATTAAGTCCTAATATTATTTTTGAATACTTGTCTATATAAAATTCATTTGGCTTTGTTATTAAAAAACATAACGTGATTCCAAATTTGCGTATAAAAATCACCTCGCAATTTTTCCCATCCAACAATGTATAATTCTCTTCTAAAGTCTCTAACATAAGTTTACTTTCATCTATTGATACATTCCCTGATAATAAGCTTTTTTCTAATAATAAAATATATAAGATTTTTTGAAAAGAAAATATTTTTATCTCTCCATAGATATTTTTATATGTTGTTAATGTTTGCCTTGTAACAATGTTCTTGGTTAATAAATCATCTTCACTTAAAAATACATCTGCTAATTGTGGTGAAAACATTTGTGCCAGGTCATCTAATGATATGCCATCCTTCATATTTAAAATCTTTTCTATCCTGTCTAATATTTTTAACCTTGGAAAGTAGGTTTCTTGACCAGTATAGCTGGATTTTTTTATAAACCATTCTTCAGGTATAAGGTTCTTTCTTTTCCATCTATATAACTGTCCATAGGAAACATTAGTGACCTCGAGTAATTCTTTTTTTGTTATTAAATCCTCGTCCATATTTGATCTCCTTTTGTAATTATATATAATACTATTTTTTCTAATATATGCAGTGTAACATAACATTGTTACGTTGTAAATAGAAAACTAAATTTAAATTCCCCACAATTATTTATTTAATAGTAACCCTATTTTATAAATTTTAATGTAAAATAGATATGAAATCCATTATAATATAGACTAAAATTTAATATGAGGGAGTTACAGATGAAGAAGTTATTCAAAAACTATAAATCAACAATTATTCTTTTAGGGTCAGTTATACTTGGAGGGATTATAGGGATCGTAATGGGCCCAAAATCTTCTGTATTAGAACCTTTTGGAAAATTATTTATAAATCTAATGTTTATGATTTTGGTCCCATTAGTATTTTTTAGTGTTTCCTCTGCTATGGCAAATATTAGTGGAATGAAAAGACTAGGTAAAATTATGGGAAGTATAGTGTTAGTATTTTTATCTACAGCACTTATTGCGGCGATTATTGGAACCATAGCTACCCTTATTATGAAGCCAACGAGTGGTCTTCATATAGATATGTTTAAAAGTTTAATGAAGAGTGCTGTGGGAACTCAAACTATTGAAAAAGTTTCATTTTTAGATCAACTTGTGAATACATTTACTGTTTCAGATTTTGTTGATTTACTCTCAAGAAAGAATATGTTACAACTTGTTGTATTTTCAATTATTTTTGGAATTTCAGTTTCTCTTTCTGGAGAAAAAGCAAAATCGCTTGCGAGGTTACTTGAGGCCGGTTCGATTACAATGATGAACGTTGTTAAAATCATAATGTATTATGCACCTATTGGTTTAGGGTGTTATTTTGCTTCGATGGTAGGCCAACTTGGCGGTCAAATTCTAAATGGATATTTAAAAATATTTGTATTATATTTAATCATTTCTGTAATTTATTATTTTGGATTTTTTAGTCTGTATGCTTTTGTTGCAGCTGGTAAAAATGGTGTAAGAATATTTTGGGAAAATGCTGTTACACCTTCAGTCACAGCGTTAGCAACTTGCTCTAGTGCGGCTTGTATACCAGCTAACTTAGAAACTGTAAAAAAAATTGGTGTGCCGTATGATATTGCAGAGACTGTAATTCCACTTGGTGCAAACATGCATAAGGATGGGTCTGTATTTGGTGGGGTTATGAAAATTACACTTTTAATGGGCTTATTTGGTAAGGATATGACTAGTGTTAGCTCAATACTTGGTATTATAGGTGTTTCACTTCTAGTAGGGGCGGTTATGGGTGCTATTCCTAGTGGTGGAATGATTGGTGAAATGTTAATATTAAGTGTATATGGTTTGCCACCAGAGGTTCTTCCAATTATTGCAGTTGTTAGTGTAATTATAGATGCACCAGCAACGCTACTTAATTCTACAGGAAACACGGTATGTTCTATGCTTGTTACTAGACTAGTAGAAGGTAAGAACTGGTTGAAACATAATAAAAAAATTGCTAGTTAAACGAGTATATAAATAAGATATTGAATTATTATATAATTCATATAAATATGAAAATGGAGCCTCGCGTGAGATAAATTCCACAGCGGAGCTCTCTTTTTTAATTATTAATCAATTTTACAAATTGGTAATAGCGTTGGAGGAGTTAGCGCTATAATAATTTTAGCTGGGGTATCATCAACATTTTGACAAAGATGAGGGTAGGTACTATCTAGGTGAATACTATCTCCTACTTCTAGGGTGGATGAGAAATCACCTTGTGTTATTTTAACTTTCCCTATTAGCACAGTAATAAATTCTTCGCCATCATGGGTATGAGTGCTATTACCTGCTTGATAACCGGAAGGAAGATTAACCATTAATACTTGTAATTGACGACCAAAAGCTGCTGATAATACCTCTACTTCGGGGCCCTGTGCTAACTTTATTTTTGGCCTAAAATCTTTCCTTACTAGCTCCGGTTTAAACAATTGATCTTCTACAAAATTTTTTATTGGAATGTTAAGTGCAAAAGAAATTTTTTTAAGACTTTCTAATGAAAGTGAAACTTTATCATTTTCAACTTGGCTGATGAATCCACAGGATAATCCAGTTTCCTTAGCTAATTTGGAAATGTTCATATTTATTTGTTGCCTGTAATTTCTAATTTTATTTCCGATAGACATTATATAACACTCCTTAAATAGTTTAGTGATACAAAATATTATTTATTATTACTAAAAAATGTTGACACAGATAAAAACATTTGGTAATATTAAATAAATGTTAGTAGTACTAATATATTATTATCTACAGCAAAATGCAAGCTAAAATAATGTAGATTTAATATAAACAAGTTTAGTAAGGTAAAAATAATTACATTAATCAAATGAAATTATTAAATCAGGAGGTTATTATATGAGTATTTATGGAGTAACAAAAGGCACAAAATTTGAAGAACAAGTAGATAAAAATGGAAAGGGTGAAGAACAAGGCGCAGGAATGTATGCAGGTTTAGCATTCCTTGCTAAGGAAAGAGGTCTTGATGAATTATCAGAAGTCCTTCTAAAAATAGCAGTAGACGAAATGCGCCATGCAGGTATATATGCAGTTCTTAATGGTCACACCAACCAAGATATTTTTGAATTTTTAAAAAAGATTGCACCAGCTGAAAGTAATGCTTTTGTAAAATTAAACCAGTTTGCAAGTCAGGTACGGGAAATCGGACTTGAAGATGCTGCAAAACAAATAGAATCAATTGCAATGGATGAACGCCATCATGGAGAGTTACTTGTAAAGCTAGTTGATAAAGAGTCTAAATAACAATTATATTATAATAAACATAGGCATACTAAAACCATAAGATTTATGTTATGGAAGTGGTATGTCTATTATTTTACCAATTATTAAGTAGAAGATAGATGCTTGCCAGCTTTATATACTTTCTAATATATGAGATAATAGACTTAAAGCATGAAAGTTATCACTAGGATAGTAAAGGTTATGGTAGATATATTTATTAGGAGGGGTTTGTTATAAAACTTACTAGAGAATTTTATGCTAGAGAGACTTTGCAGGTTGCGAGAGAACTACTGGGAAAAATACTTGTGCATGAAATTAATGGAGCAAAACTTATGGGAAAGATAGTTGAAACAGAAGCGTATATTGGGTCAATTGATAAGGCTTGCCATGCTTATGGAGGAAAACATACACCTAGAGTTGAAACTTTATACGGCATGCCTGGCATAGCATATGTATATTTTATTTATGGAATGTACCATTGCTTTAATGTAATAACAAAGGAAGAAGGGTTTCCAGAAGGGGTTTTAATAAGAGCTATTGAGCCAATAGGTGACCTTGATGAAATGGCAAAATTAAGATTTAAGAAAGATTATAATGAATTAACAAAAGTTCAAATTAAAAATTTAACCACAGGTCCATCTAAGTTATGCATAGCTATGAATATAAATAAAGAAAATAACCAGCAAGATTTGTGTACAAGTGAATTATATATTGAAGAGTCAATGGATAAAGAAAAAATACAAATTATAGAAGATAAGAGAATTGGTATTAATTATGCAGAGGAAGCAGTAGACTTTTTATGGAGATTTTATATAAAAGACAATATTTGTGTATCTGTTAAACATAGAGTTTGACAGTATAATAAGACTGAAGGGAAGTAATGAAAATGAGCTTTTTATTTAATGATAAAGAAAAAAATGGAGTAGAAGAAATTAAGTTTGGGAAAAAACTTAATAAAAATAGAGTAATTACAAGGGCAGTGACCTTAAAAATATTAGATACAGCAATTATATACAATGACGAGGAAGATTATTATGATACATTAGCTACGTGCGCTAATGAGAATAATATAATAGAGACAATTAGTATAGAAGGGTTTGAAATACATGAAAATGTTATAGAACTTAAAGGTGCATATATTGACTATGAACAAGATTCAGATATAAACTCTACTGGAACAATATATTATTTATAATTTGATGTGAAATTATATTTAAAAAACAGTATGAATTAAGGGAAGCCATTATTATATGGCTTCCCTTATAGGTTCTATTATTATCAACGTAAGTTATATATATTAAAGCAAAGGGGGCTCTGCTTTAACTTCTATTCTATATTTAAATAATAATACATATTTGTGTCAGTTTGGTGGCAAATATGTGGAATATTTATTAAGTCTTATATAATTAATGTTAAATGTGATTAGTAAATTTAAGGTTAACACGAGGATGAATTTTTGCGTTATTATTTTTGGTTTATATTGCCACTAATATAACTAAATATAGTACAATAGACACTAGAGAATGAATAAGCAAATAATTTTATGGAGGTTATTATGAAAAAAATTTCACCATTTTCAAAAAAAATGTGGACAATTGATGGATTAGTTATTACAAGTGTATTTTTAATAATTGCAGTGGCTTTAAGCATATTTTTAGGGTTTGATTCAGTATGGAAGTATATATTAATATTAAGTGTATATGTAATAGCAATTGTAATATTTATAAATTCACTATTTATGCCAAAATATAAGTATGAAAAATTTAGTTATGATATGGATGAAGAAAAGATTATCTTGAAATATGGCGTATTAACAGAAATAAATGTAATTATTCCAATGAGTAGAGTTCAGTATGTAGATACAGAGCAAGGAATAATATTAAAAAAATATAAGCTAATAAATTTAACTGTACACACTGCTGGTGGAGCTTATAAAATCCCATATTTAGAAAGCGATATAGGAAATGAACTTCAGTTAAGTATTACAAAAACTGTTCAGGAGAGAAGTATATGAGAGAACTAAAACACCAACATAAATTTATAATATTTTCTGAACTTTTTCAATTTATAAAAAACAGCATAGTTCCACTTGTCATATTTTTAGTATCCTTAGGTTCTAAAATTCCTAAAAAGTATGGCGGAGATTACACAGAAGTTATAGTGATAATTGCTTTTTTTGTTATAGTTAGCGCTTTAGCTATATTTAAATGGAAGAGAAATGTATATAACGTTCAGGATGAGGGCATGTACATGAAATACGGTATTTTTGAAATTCATGAGAGAACCGTTCCTTTTTCACAAGTACATACTGCAGATATATCGTCATCATTAATTCAGCGTGTTTTTAATGTCTGCAAGCTTGAGATAGATACTGCGGGGGGAGATAAAAAGTCTGAAATATCTATTTTCTCATCTAAGCAGGAAGCACTAAGAATTAAAAGTATTATATTTAAGGTTAAAGAAAATGAAAATCAAGATGAAATTGTAGAAGAAAAAAACATAAAAAAGCTCACTTCTTCTTTAAAAGATTTATTTGTTATGGCGACATTCTCTACCCGTATTTTAGCCGGATTTTTTATAATTTTTGCATTTTATTCTAAGATAGATGATATGTTGCCAAAGGAATTTAAGAAAAGAGCTCAAGGGTATACTGATAATGTAATGAAGGGAGTTAATGGTGTTAATATAATTAAATATGTAGTAATATTAATTTTTATTATTTTGTTTATTTCCTGGGTTATATCTATTGGTTTAACTATAATAAAATATTATAAATTTACAGTTATACGCGAAGACGATAATATTAAATTATCATATGGGTTATTTAATAAGAAGGAAGTAACTATTCCGGTGAAACGAATTCAAAGTTTAATAATAGTTGAGGGAATTATTAAAAAGTCATTAGGGTACTTTTCATTAAATGTTGAAACCATAGGTTATGGAAAGGATAAGGGTGAGAGTACAATGATTTGTCCTATTGCTAAAAGAACAGTGCTTGATAAGTTTTTTGTGGATATTTTACCTGAAATGAATATAAGTTATGAACTAGAGAAGTCTCCTAGAAAAGCTTTAAAGGGATTTCTTTTATTTAGATTAGTACCTGAGTTTATAGTAATGTCTTTAGTAGCATATTTTGCACCTTATGGGTACTATATATTTTTATTAATTCCTATATTGGTAATCTTATACTATACAAGATTTATCGATAATGGACTGTATTGTAGTGATAAGTTTATTGTTATGAGATATAGAAAACTTGCAAGAGAAACTATCATAATGCAAAAGAAGTCTGTACAGTCGATGGAAAAAATACAAAATATATTCCAAAAGAAAAAAGCCGTTGCAAAATGTAAAGTAACAATAGCAGGGGATGTAGTGGGTAATTCGTATACTGTTGGATATATGAATGAAGATTTTATAAAAGATCATGGTAGATTTTGAAATTAAATTAATATAAGGTAAAAAATGTATATAAAATGACAAGTATTTTATAAAAATACTTTTCGGGTACATATTTTTACCTTTCATGTCATAATTGTATACATATAAGTTGAAAAGAATTATAATATAGTGAAATGCTTATTAAAGGAGGTGCATCATGGCAATGCAAACAACAGTACACAAAAAACATAAAAAATATAGGAAAACTATTAAAGTAGGTATAGTAACTTTACCTATTTTAATAGTTATATATTTGGGCGTATCAATGTATTTTAGCAATCATTTTTATTATGGCTTTGCAATTAATGGCATTGATGCTTCATGTAAAACTGTAGAGGAAGTTGATACAGAAATGTTAACGAAATCCAAAACATATACATTGGATTTGAAAGAACGAAATGGTGTGAAAGAACAGATTAACGCTAATGAGATTGGCTTAAAATATGATGTAAAGGATAAAATTCAAGCTTTAAAAGAAAGTCAGAATTCATTTACGTGGATTTTTTCGTTTTTTAGTCCCAAAACTTCTGAAATGAATGGCATAGTTAAATATGACGATAAACTATTAAAAGAATGTTTTGATAAGCTTGCAGTTTCTGATAGCAAGAAAATAATTGAGCCTAAAGATGCTAGCTTTAAATATTCGGATAAGGGTTATGTTATTGTAAAGGAAGTTAAAGGAAATAAAGTAAATGACAAGCAGTTGTATGCAAATTTAGTAAGTGCAATTGTTAAGGGAGAAACAACAGTAGATTTGGAGGCGAAAAATTATTACATCAATCCCAAATATACATCAACATCTCAAAAGGTTAAAAATGCTAAAATTTTACTTAATAAGTATACAACTTCGAAGATTACGTATACCTTTGCTGGAGGAGAAGAAGTTTTAGACGGTTCTACAATACATAACTTTCTTGGAGTTGACAAAAACCTCGAAATCACATTTGATAAAGATAAAATGAACAATTATGTAAATAAAGTTGATAATAACTATAATACATATGGCAAGCAAAGAGATTTCGCTACGTCTCTCAAGACAACGGTAAAGGTAAGTGGAGGCGATTATGGTTGGTTG
Encoded here:
- a CDS encoding DNA-3-methyladenine glycosylase; its protein translation is MKLTREFYARETLQVARELLGKILVHEINGAKLMGKIVETEAYIGSIDKACHAYGGKHTPRVETLYGMPGIAYVYFIYGMYHCFNVITKEEGFPEGVLIRAIEPIGDLDEMAKLRFKKDYNELTKVQIKNLTTGPSKLCIAMNINKENNQQDLCTSELYIEESMDKEKIQIIEDKRIGINYAEEAVDFLWRFYIKDNICVSVKHRV
- a CDS encoding PH domain-containing protein; amino-acid sequence: MKKISPFSKKMWTIDGLVITSVFLIIAVALSIFLGFDSVWKYILILSVYVIAIVIFINSLFMPKYKYEKFSYDMDEEKIILKYGVLTEINVIIPMSRVQYVDTEQGIILKKYKLINLTVHTAGGAYKIPYLESDIGNELQLSITKTVQERSI
- a CDS encoding PH domain-containing protein → MRELKHQHKFIIFSELFQFIKNSIVPLVIFLVSLGSKIPKKYGGDYTEVIVIIAFFVIVSALAIFKWKRNVYNVQDEGMYMKYGIFEIHERTVPFSQVHTADISSSLIQRVFNVCKLEIDTAGGDKKSEISIFSSKQEALRIKSIIFKVKENENQDEIVEEKNIKKLTSSLKDLFVMATFSTRILAGFFIIFAFYSKIDDMLPKEFKKRAQGYTDNVMKGVNGVNIIKYVVILIFIILFISWVISIGLTIIKYYKFTVIREDDNIKLSYGLFNKKEVTIPVKRIQSLIIVEGIIKKSLGYFSLNVETIGYGKDKGESTMICPIAKRTVLDKFFVDILPEMNISYELEKSPRKALKGFLLFRLVPEFIVMSLVAYFAPYGYYIFLLIPILVILYYTRFIDNGLYCSDKFIVMRYRKLARETIIMQKKSVQSMEKIQNIFQKKKAVAKCKVTIAGDVVGNSYTVGYMNEDFIKDHGRF
- a CDS encoding L,D-transpeptidase family protein → MQTTVHKKHKKYRKTIKVGIVTLPILIVIYLGVSMYFSNHFYYGFAINGIDASCKTVEEVDTEMLTKSKTYTLDLKERNGVKEQINANEIGLKYDVKDKIQALKESQNSFTWIFSFFSPKTSEMNGIVKYDDKLLKECFDKLAVSDSKKIIEPKDASFKYSDKGYVIVKEVKGNKVNDKQLYANLVSAIVKGETTVDLEAKNYYINPKYTSTSQKVKNAKILLNKYTTSKITYTFAGGEEVLDGSTIHNFLGVDKNLEITFDKDKMNNYVNKVDNNYNTYGKQRDFATSLKTTVKVSGGDYGWLVNRSGEVNDLILAIKGGQTIKKEPHYTQTAASHDINDIGSTYVEINLKKQHLWFYKNGSLVVQGDVVTGGVSDHHETPKGVYALKYKEKNATLKGEGYSQPVDVFMPFNGGIGIHDLASRHSFGGSVYLTNGSHGCINCPPILAKTIYNNIDANTPVICY